From the genome of Bradyrhizobium sp. G127:
GCTGATCCTCGGGCTGATGCCGGTGTTTCCAAAACACGCCATCGATGTCGCAACCTTCGAGGAGACATCGCTTACCGGCCTCATCGGATCTGGCCCCTACCGGGTCACCGCCGTGCGTGCCGGCCAGAGCGTCACCCTGACGCGCAATCCGGATTACTGGGGGCGCGACCTCCCCTTGAACCGCGGCCTGTGGAATTTCGACGAGGTGCGGCTGGATTACTACCGCGAGGCCAACGGCGCGTTCGAAGCGTTCAAGCGCGGCCTATATGACTTCCGCGTCGAAAACGAACCGCTACGCTGGCACGAAGGTTACAACTTCGCAGCGGTGAAAAGCGGCGAGGTCATACGCGACACGGTCAAACCCGGCACGCCGCAACCGTCGGAATATCTCGTCTTCAACAGCCGCAGGCCGATGTTCGCGGACATCCGCGTCCGTCAGGCGCTGACCCTGCTGTTCGATTTCGAATGGATCAACCGCAACTATTTCTTTGGCCTGTACGGCCGTTCGGCGGGATACTTCGCTGGCTCGGAACTGTCCGCCTACATGCGCCCGGCGGACGCGCGGGAAAAATCGCTGCTCGCGCCCTTCGCTGCCGACATCAAGCCGGACATCATGGACGGCAGCTATCGCCTCCCCGTCACCGACGCATCGGGCCGCGACCGCGCCAACCTGCGCGTGGCATTGGCGCTGCTGGCGCAGGCCGGATACGACCTCGACGGCACCGTACTGCGCCAGCGCGGCAGCCGCGCGCCGCTGACATTCGAGATACTGGTGACGACGCGCGATCAGGAGCGCATCGCGCTGGCCTATCAGCGCGATCTCAAGCGCGCCGGCATTGGCGTCTCCGTGCGCGCGGTGGATGCTGTGCAGTTCGACCAGCGACGCCTCGCCTTCGACTTCGACATGATCCAGATCCGCTGGGACCAGTCGCTGTCGCCCGGCAACGAGCAAGCGTTCTACTGGGGCAGCGCCGCTGCCGATAATCAAGGCACACGCAATTACATGGGAGCGAAATCCCACGCTGTGGACGCCATGATCGCGGCGCTGCTTGAAGCCCGGGAAGAAACCGACTTCGTGCCTGCTGTTCGGGCACTCGACCGTGCCCTGATGTCGGGCTTCTACGCTATCCCGCTTTATAACGCGCAGCAGCAATGGATCGCGCGATGGAATCGGATAGAACGGCCCAAGGCTGCCGCGCTCACCGGCTATCTGCCGGAGACTTGGTGGCAAAAGCCGGGTGCGAAAACCCCGTAAGCGAGACGATGTGAGCGAGCCTTTGCAGACCGCGCCGACCCCATCAGCAGGCTCCTCAGGCACGGCGCTGACGCTGGACGACCTGTTTCGCCGCACGGTGTCGCGCCAGCCCGACGACATTGCGCTGGTCGATCCGCCGAACAAGCAGCGCATCACCGGTGAAACGCCGCTGCAACTGACCTTCGCGCAGGCCGATCAGGCCGTCTCTGCGATTGCCGCCCAGTTTGTCGACTCCGGACTGCCGGCCGGGTCGATTATCGCGATGCAGATGCCCAACACCGTCGAGTTCGCGGTGACGGCGCTGGCCGCCATCCGCGCCGGCCTCGTGGTGGCGCTGCTGCCGCAACTGTGGCGGCAATCGGAATTGACCACTGCGCTGAACAGGATCGGCGCCCGCGCCATCGTCGGCATCGGCCGCATCGAGATCATCGATCACGCCGACCTCACACTGAACGCCGCGGCGGAGGCATTTTCCATCCGCCACGTGTTCGGCTTCGGCAACGATATGCCGGAAGGCATGGCGCCCCTTGCCATCACGACCAGCGGCATGAACGGCTGGCTGCCGCCGGCTCCGCCCGATGCGCGGCGGCCGGCGATCATCACATTCGACGTCACGCCGGATGGCTTTCGCGCGATCCCGCGCAACCATCTGCAACTGATCTCGGGCGGACTTGCGGTCTTCCTCGAAGCCGGACTGCCGCAGGGGGCAAAGCTGCTTTCGGCAATGGCTCCGGCGTCGTTCGCGGCCTTCGCGTCGACGGTGATGACGTGGCTTTTGAGCGGCGGGTCGCTCGCGCTGCATCACCCGGCGGACTTGCCGGTTCTCGAACAGCAGATCGTCGACGGCCCGTGTGACACGCTAATCGCACCCGCCCTGCTGGCGCTGCGGCTGGCGGAGAACGGCACGCTGGCGCGGCCGCAAGCCGCGGTGAAACATGTCGTCGGCCTGTGGCGCACCCCAGACCGCGTGGCGGGGAGCGACAACTGGCAGGACGGCGGCACAACGCTGACCGATGTCTATCTGTTCGGCGAGATCGGCCTGTTCGCCGCCCGCAGACTCGAAGACGGCGCACCCGCTCCCATCGCGCCGGGAGCATTCGGCGCGCCGCGCGGCGCGGCACGTTCGAAATCCATCGGCGAGATCATCGTGACGCCAAAGGCAACCCTGGCCCTACGTGGCGCAATGGTGCCGGTCACCGCCTATCGCCTGCCGTCGGGAGAGTCGCTGATGGAAACGCCTGCTCCCGATTATGTCGATACGGGATATGCCGCGCATCTCGATCGTGCCAAGGGCACCATCGGCATCACTGCGCCGCCGGTCGGCATCGTCGGCGTTGGCGGTTATCGTTTTCTCTCACAGGATCTCGACGAGTGGGCCAGGAGGCTTGCGGCCGGTGCGATGCTGACGGCATTGCCGGATCAGCTGAACGGGTTCCGTCTCGCCGGACGCGCCTCGGACAACCGCCGCGCCCGCGAAGCGCTCGGCGAACTGGGGCTTAACCCCCTGATGGTGGAAGCGTTTCGCGACCGATCCAGCTCGACTTAATTTCCGCGATCACATTGACCTGCCATTAAGACCCGAGGCCTAGGATTCCGGCTGGCGCCGGATGCGTTCGGCTGCGCCACAAGTCCACGAGTCGTCAGATCATGTCGCAACAAGGCCCGATCATCACTGTTTCAAATCGGGAAGGTCCTGCGCTTGCAGAGGCTGTTGCGCAGGTGAAGATGTTTCCCCTGATCGATGTCAGCTGGCCGGATGCCGTGGACGCGGTTGGACGGCTGAATCCCGCCGCTCTGCTGGTCAGCGACCTGAAAGAACACATAGCTGCGCTGACCGAGCTCGCAAGCCGGACCGCCCGCGCCGAACCTTACCTGCCCCTGATCGCGCTCGATCCGGGGGCGACGCTGCCGCGAAATGCGATCCCGTTCACGCAGACCGGGCGCAGTCCCGAACGTCTGGTCCACCGCCTCAACGCCGCGCTACGCGTCCGCGCCCTGCACGCCACGCTGATCCGGCGCCTGTCCAACAACCGCACCGCGACGCGAATGCCAACCAACGATCCACTCGACGACGCCA
Proteins encoded in this window:
- a CDS encoding extracellular solute-binding protein yields the protein MHGVPALSAGFTHMPYANPDAPKGGRIIFGLLGSFDSLNPFIVKGIAVQQIRGYVIESLMARGNDEPFTLYGLLAQSVETDSARSYATFKLNPLARFSDGKPVLAEDVLFSWQLMRDKGRPNHRLYYAKVEKAHALDDRTVRFDFGGANDRELPLILGLMPVFPKHAIDVATFEETSLTGLIGSGPYRVTAVRAGQSVTLTRNPDYWGRDLPLNRGLWNFDEVRLDYYREANGAFEAFKRGLYDFRVENEPLRWHEGYNFAAVKSGEVIRDTVKPGTPQPSEYLVFNSRRPMFADIRVRQALTLLFDFEWINRNYFFGLYGRSAGYFAGSELSAYMRPADAREKSLLAPFAADIKPDIMDGSYRLPVTDASGRDRANLRVALALLAQAGYDLDGTVLRQRGSRAPLTFEILVTTRDQERIALAYQRDLKRAGIGVSVRAVDAVQFDQRRLAFDFDMIQIRWDQSLSPGNEQAFYWGSAAADNQGTRNYMGAKSHAVDAMIAALLEAREETDFVPAVRALDRALMSGFYAIPLYNAQQQWIARWNRIERPKAAALTGYLPETWWQKPGAKTP
- a CDS encoding AMP-binding protein produces the protein MQTAPTPSAGSSGTALTLDDLFRRTVSRQPDDIALVDPPNKQRITGETPLQLTFAQADQAVSAIAAQFVDSGLPAGSIIAMQMPNTVEFAVTALAAIRAGLVVALLPQLWRQSELTTALNRIGARAIVGIGRIEIIDHADLTLNAAAEAFSIRHVFGFGNDMPEGMAPLAITTSGMNGWLPPAPPDARRPAIITFDVTPDGFRAIPRNHLQLISGGLAVFLEAGLPQGAKLLSAMAPASFAAFASTVMTWLLSGGSLALHHPADLPVLEQQIVDGPCDTLIAPALLALRLAENGTLARPQAAVKHVVGLWRTPDRVAGSDNWQDGGTTLTDVYLFGEIGLFAARRLEDGAPAPIAPGAFGAPRGAARSKSIGEIIVTPKATLALRGAMVPVTAYRLPSGESLMETPAPDYVDTGYAAHLDRAKGTIGITAPPVGIVGVGGYRFLSQDLDEWARRLAAGAMLTALPDQLNGFRLAGRASDNRRAREALGELGLNPLMVEAFRDRSSST